In Gloeocapsa sp. DLM2.Bin57, one genomic interval encodes:
- a CDS encoding 4-hydroxy-tetrahydrodipicolinate reductase, translating into MDNNQKIPVVINGAAGKMGREVIKAVSKCEDMMIVGAVDRHPGLLGQDAGEVAGCGAIEVPILNDLQSVLVLATQSTIQGVMVDFTHPDSIYENVRCAIAYGVRPVVGTTGLSAAQIEDLAEFADKASTGALIIPNFSIGMVLLQQAALQAAQYFDHVEIIELHHNQKADAPSGTAIKTAEMLTGIDKEYNSPLVQETETLTGARGGKFKDIPIHSIRLPGLIAHQEVIFGSPGQIYTLRHDTSDRSCYMPGVILAIRKVTELKSLIYGLEKIL; encoded by the coding sequence ATGGACAATAACCAAAAAATACCGGTAGTAATCAACGGTGCCGCAGGTAAAATGGGACGAGAAGTAATCAAAGCCGTCTCTAAGTGCGAAGATATGATGATTGTAGGAGCGGTAGATCGTCATCCTGGACTTTTAGGTCAAGACGCGGGAGAAGTAGCAGGTTGTGGAGCGATTGAAGTACCCATACTCAACGATTTACAAAGCGTGTTGGTTTTAGCCACACAATCAACAATTCAGGGAGTAATGGTAGATTTTACCCATCCCGATAGTATTTATGAGAATGTCCGTTGTGCGATCGCCTATGGAGTACGTCCCGTAGTAGGTACAACAGGATTAAGTGCAGCACAAATCGAAGATTTAGCCGAATTTGCCGATAAAGCTAGCACAGGAGCGTTAATTATCCCCAATTTTTCCATTGGTATGGTATTATTACAACAGGCCGCCTTACAAGCAGCCCAATACTTTGACCATGTAGAAATCATCGAACTGCATCATAATCAAAAAGCAGACGCACCTAGTGGCACAGCGATTAAAACCGCGGAAATGCTGACAGGAATAGATAAAGAATATAATTCACCCCTAGTTCAAGAAACAGAAACTCTCACTGGTGCTAGAGGAGGAAAATTTAAAGACATACCTATTCACAGTATCAGATTACCAGGTTTAATCGCTCACCAAGAGGTGATCTTTGGCTCACCAGGTCAAATTTACACCCTACGTCACGATACTAGCGATCGCTCTTGTTATATGCCTGGTGTAATCTTAGCGATTCGTAAAGTTACCGAACTCAAATCACTCATCTACGGTTTAGAAAAAATCCTCTAA
- a CDS encoding phosphate ABC transporter permease, translating into MLIPLTRATFEEIIPLIATGPQYLYYSGQWQKILKQLLISLVGVVTIWLVFKLFGHAADGISLVLRIIAGLYWLWGPVYLASMRNQSYRRYPYSGFLRARIVDVYITEELIREEQSVNQRGELVIIENKEKRINLEIEDETGFFAQTQAPLKRIHKVIKPGQIAECLVLSKQPNLAIIDKTTDIYIPQHNLWIGDYPYLRRDIFKQVSQSLTRSKTQRRSRY; encoded by the coding sequence ATGTTAATTCCCCTGACTCGCGCGACTTTTGAAGAGATTATCCCTTTAATTGCCACAGGTCCTCAATACCTCTATTATTCTGGTCAATGGCAAAAAATACTCAAACAGTTACTAATTTCTCTGGTTGGGGTAGTAACCATTTGGTTGGTATTTAAATTATTTGGTCATGCAGCCGATGGTATTAGTCTAGTCTTAAGAATCATTGCAGGGTTATACTGGCTCTGGGGACCTGTATATTTAGCGAGTATGCGCAATCAAAGCTATCGTCGCTATCCCTACAGTGGTTTTCTGCGAGCTAGAATCGTAGATGTTTATATTACCGAAGAACTGATTAGAGAAGAGCAAAGCGTTAACCAAAGGGGAGAATTAGTCATCATTGAGAATAAAGAAAAAAGAATCAATCTAGAAATAGAAGATGAAACAGGATTTTTTGCTCAAACCCAAGCACCGCTTAAGCGCATACACAAAGTCATCAAACCAGGTCAAATCGCCGAATGTCTGGTACTCTCTAAACAACCCAATCTAGCTATTATTGATAAAACTACTGATATCTATATTCCCCAACACAATCTCTGGATTGGTGATTACCCTTATCTGCGCAGAGATATCTTTAAACAAGTCAGTCAATCTTTAACTAGAAGTAAGACTCAACGTCGTTCTAGATATTAG